In the Pseudanabaena sp. PCC 7367 genome, one interval contains:
- a CDS encoding dihydrolipoamide acetyltransferase family protein — translation MIHEIFMPALSSTMTEGKITSWVKSLGDKVEKGETVVIVESDKADMDVETFYEGYLGAIAVPEGEVAPVGAAIAYVAETEAEIEAAKQKAAQSTTAPSAAPAATNNASSASSTSNNASASSPEAATTTTTIAAPARKKGDRIIASPRAKKLAKANNLDLGVINGTGPNGRITAADVEARLKPSTPSASAPALPAQPASAIVATTPPAIVAVPTPAPATATVQPLSTFQNAVIRNMNWSLAVPTYHVAYSITTTALDALYKQIKPKGVTMTALLAKAVAITLQKHPLLNASYSDQGIAYKSDINVAVAVAMDDGGLITPVLPKADQIDIYSLSRHWKELVGKARAKQLQPDEYSTGTFTISNLGMFGVDSFDAILPPGTGAILAIGGSKPQPVITADGAIAIRSQMKVNITCDHRVIYGAHAAQFLQDLAKLIETNAQSLVL, via the coding sequence ATGATTCACGAAATTTTCATGCCTGCGCTTAGCTCCACCATGACCGAAGGAAAGATTACCTCCTGGGTGAAATCTCTCGGTGACAAAGTCGAAAAGGGCGAAACCGTGGTGATTGTTGAGTCCGACAAGGCAGATATGGACGTAGAAACTTTCTATGAGGGCTATTTGGGCGCGATCGCTGTTCCTGAAGGTGAGGTTGCCCCAGTTGGTGCCGCGATCGCCTATGTGGCAGAAACCGAAGCCGAGATCGAAGCCGCCAAACAAAAAGCAGCCCAATCAACCACTGCCCCCAGCGCTGCCCCTGCTGCCACTAATAATGCTAGTAGCGCTAGTAGTACCAGTAATAATGCTAGCGCCTCCAGCCCTGAAGCAGCGACCACAACTACTACTATTGCTGCACCAGCACGTAAAAAAGGCGATCGGATCATTGCCTCCCCTCGCGCCAAGAAATTAGCCAAAGCCAATAATCTAGATCTAGGCGTGATTAATGGCACTGGCCCCAATGGTCGGATTACGGCGGCGGATGTGGAAGCCCGATTAAAACCATCTACACCCTCTGCCTCTGCCCCGGCTTTGCCTGCCCAACCAGCATCAGCGATCGTGGCAACTACTCCACCGGCGATCGTGGCTGTACCTACGCCTGCTCCGGCGACCGCAACTGTCCAACCGCTATCCACGTTCCAGAATGCAGTAATCCGCAACATGAATTGGAGTCTGGCGGTGCCGACTTATCATGTAGCCTATAGCATTACTACTACGGCGCTGGATGCCCTCTATAAGCAAATTAAGCCCAAGGGCGTAACCATGACCGCGCTGTTGGCTAAGGCGGTAGCAATTACCTTACAAAAGCACCCGTTGCTCAATGCCAGCTACAGCGACCAAGGGATCGCCTACAAGAGCGACATTAATGTGGCGGTGGCCGTGGCGATGGATGATGGTGGTCTGATTACGCCAGTGTTGCCAAAGGCAGACCAGATCGATATTTATAGCCTGTCGCGCCATTGGAAAGAACTAGTTGGCAAAGCCCGCGCCAAGCAATTGCAACCGGATGAATATTCCACTGGCACCTTCACGATCTCAAATCTGGGCATGTTTGGCGTGGATTCTTTTGATGCAATTCTGCCACCTGGTACTGGCGCGATCCTGGCGATCGGTGGTTCCAAACCTCAGCCCGTGATTACTGCTGATGGGGCGATCGCAATTCGCTCGCAAATGAAAGTAAACATTACCTGCGATCACCGCGTGATCTATGGTGCCCATGCGGCACAGTTCTTGCAGGATTTGGCCAAGTTGATTGAAACCAATGCCCAATCTCTGGTGCTATAA